A genomic segment from Gracilimonas sediminicola encodes:
- a CDS encoding energy transducer TonB has protein sequence MIIEYQGSSPISRPSSSVTSEAQDSSKESPQNVIVLSVPVLEGGNSALRNKIEYPGEAIENNIEGIVSILFTINEDGSTSNFEVLQEIGYGCEEAVIKAIQNSKFEPGQLRQQRNARYTWLVSVEFKL, from the coding sequence GTGATTATTGAATATCAAGGCTCTTCGCCTATTTCCCGGCCTTCCTCATCGGTAACATCAGAAGCTCAAGACTCTTCCAAAGAATCACCTCAGAATGTGATCGTACTTTCAGTTCCTGTTCTTGAAGGAGGAAACAGCGCATTGAGAAATAAAATTGAGTATCCAGGTGAGGCTATTGAAAACAATATTGAGGGAATTGTAAGTATTCTGTTCACCATAAATGAAGATGGCAGCACTTCAAATTTCGAAGTACTTCAGGAAATTGGATACGGATGTGAAGAAGCGGTTATTAAAGCCATTCAAAATTCTAAATTTGAACCGGGACAACTTAGACAACAAAGAAATGCCCGCTACACATGGCTGGTAAGTGTAGAGTTTAAATTATAG